A section of the Arabiibacter massiliensis genome encodes:
- a CDS encoding transglutaminase domain-containing protein: protein MKRLGARRYRLATATRRASVVALAFALALTSLAGCAGAGGGTAAGETRPGAANDEGTTSGPTFERPPLAASELDADAATADHDSLIDVSHAAQGYVAASAQNENRMKLLVSKDGQQYNYDLPGDGTPLAAPLNMGDGAYEVSVMQNTSGNSYVAVNSVTVDVAMDSEFEPFLRPNVFCDYDEDSACVAKADELAAGAQNQGDVLRAIYDWITANISYDTAKAQQLADATGYVPDPDATLFAGTGVCFDYVSLGAAMLRSQGIPTKIITGYVSPDEVYHAWNLVYLDGSWKSVQVDVEANTWTRIDLTFAAGGATQYVGDAKEYTDRFTY, encoded by the coding sequence GTGAAACGCCTTGGCGCGCGCAGATATCGCCTGGCGACGGCGACGCGCCGCGCCTCTGTCGTCGCGCTCGCGTTCGCGCTCGCGCTCACGTCGCTCGCGGGCTGCGCGGGAGCCGGCGGCGGCACGGCGGCAGGAGAAACCCGCCCCGGAGCCGCGAACGACGAGGGCACCACGAGCGGTCCCACCTTCGAGCGCCCGCCCCTGGCCGCCTCCGAGCTCGACGCCGACGCCGCCACCGCCGACCACGACAGCCTCATCGACGTCTCGCACGCCGCGCAGGGCTACGTGGCCGCCTCCGCGCAAAACGAGAACCGCATGAAGCTCCTGGTTTCCAAGGACGGCCAGCAGTACAACTACGACCTGCCCGGCGACGGCACGCCCCTGGCGGCCCCCCTCAACATGGGCGACGGCGCCTACGAGGTGAGCGTCATGCAGAACACCAGCGGAAACAGCTACGTGGCCGTGAACAGCGTGACGGTGGACGTCGCCATGGACAGCGAGTTCGAGCCCTTCCTGCGCCCCAACGTGTTCTGCGACTACGACGAGGACAGCGCCTGTGTGGCCAAGGCCGACGAGCTGGCCGCCGGCGCCCAGAACCAGGGCGATGTCCTGCGCGCCATCTACGACTGGATAACCGCCAACATCTCCTACGACACGGCCAAGGCCCAGCAGCTGGCCGACGCCACCGGCTACGTGCCCGACCCCGACGCCACGCTCTTTGCCGGCACGGGGGTCTGCTTCGATTACGTGAGCCTGGGGGCCGCCATGCTGCGCAGCCAGGGCATTCCGACGAAAATCATAACCGGTTACGTTTCCCCCGATGAGGTTTACCACGCCTGGAATTTAGTATATCTTGATGGAAGCTGGAAGAGCGTGCAGGTGGACGTCGAGGCGAACACGTGGACGCGCATCGACCTCACGTTCGCCGCCGGCGGCGCGACGCAGTACGTGGGTGACGCGAAGGAGTACACCGATCGCTTCACCTACTGA
- a CDS encoding type II secretion system F family protein, whose protein sequence is MAETVLESSAVSAFCESAAIMLAAGIQTDEAVSLLGDNMAGGPFKRACDAVYARLIGGDSLAVAMERSGAFPRHVVDMVGVGEVSGRLEPTLRTLAVYYDEEGRLFSKMRSSVVYPAALLCVMSVILAFTVAVILPVFVDVYESLAGGLVAGSFNAVSAAIGIGWAALAITLACTVAVLAAAVAMRSEGGRRGLMSLAEKLPFTRSTMYQLALSRFTSALATYVASGIDTDTAMKEAVAMVDHRALRAKLEAARGTMLDVAAPKSLAQAISEGDVFEPVYARMLTIGARSGSTEDVLGRLSLTFFDDAIVRMDRLVDGVEPVLAAFLTVAVGATLVSVMLPLIGIMGSIG, encoded by the coding sequence ATGGCCGAAACCGTGCTTGAGAGCAGCGCCGTGAGCGCGTTCTGCGAAAGCGCCGCCATCATGCTGGCCGCCGGCATCCAAACCGACGAAGCGGTGAGCCTGCTGGGCGACAACATGGCGGGCGGCCCGTTCAAGCGCGCCTGCGACGCGGTGTACGCCCGGCTCATCGGCGGCGACTCGCTCGCCGTGGCGATGGAGCGCTCGGGCGCCTTCCCCCGCCATGTGGTGGACATGGTGGGCGTGGGCGAGGTGTCGGGCCGCTTGGAGCCCACGCTGCGCACGCTGGCCGTGTACTACGACGAGGAGGGGCGCCTGTTCTCGAAGATGCGCTCGAGCGTGGTCTACCCGGCGGCGCTCCTGTGCGTGATGTCGGTGATCCTGGCGTTCACCGTGGCCGTCATCCTGCCGGTGTTCGTGGACGTGTACGAGAGCCTGGCGGGCGGCCTCGTGGCCGGATCGTTCAACGCGGTGAGCGCGGCCATCGGCATAGGCTGGGCGGCGCTCGCCATCACGCTCGCGTGCACCGTGGCCGTGCTGGCGGCGGCCGTGGCCATGCGCAGCGAAGGCGGGCGGCGCGGCCTCATGTCGCTTGCCGAGAAGCTGCCCTTCACGCGCAGCACCATGTACCAGCTGGCCTTGAGTCGCTTCACGTCGGCGCTCGCCACCTACGTGGCCTCGGGAATCGATACCGACACGGCCATGAAGGAGGCCGTGGCCATGGTGGACCACCGCGCGCTGCGCGCCAAGCTGGAGGCCGCGCGCGGCACCATGCTCGATGTGGCCGCGCCGAAGAGCCTGGCCCAGGCCATCTCCGAGGGCGATGTGTTCGAGCCCGTGTACGCGCGCATGCTCACCATCGGCGCGCGCTCCGGCAGCACCGAGGACGTGCTGGGGCGCCTCTCGCTCACGTTCTTCGACGACGCCATCGTGCGGATGGACCGCCTGGTGGACGGCGTGGAGCCGGTGCTGGCGGCGTTCCTCACCGTGGCCGTGGGCGCCACGCTGGTGTCGGTCATGCTGCCGCTCATCGGCATCATGGGATCGATAGGCTAG
- a CDS encoding DUF4860 domain-containing protein: MEALTSRGIARRAEGGQGFGRLFTVLLFALFVVALLIAIMAGTGLYRALVDVRDAADSSRLATGLIANSVRAADAVDAVGAGQGPEGRSLVLTERLDSGTFETRIYAYQGFIVEEYALDDAPYTPEKATRIVASERFAFSYENGLLVVQTDDGDASIALRSVKGGA; encoded by the coding sequence ATGGAGGCATTGACCAGCAGGGGCATCGCGCGGCGCGCCGAGGGCGGGCAGGGCTTCGGCCGCCTGTTCACGGTGCTTCTGTTCGCGCTGTTCGTGGTTGCGCTGCTCATCGCCATCATGGCGGGCACCGGCCTGTACCGCGCGCTCGTGGACGTGCGCGACGCGGCCGACTCCTCGCGCCTGGCCACCGGCCTCATCGCCAACAGCGTGCGCGCGGCCGACGCCGTGGACGCGGTGGGCGCGGGACAGGGCCCCGAGGGCCGCTCGCTCGTGCTCACCGAGCGGCTGGACAGCGGCACGTTCGAAACCCGCATCTACGCCTACCAGGGCTTCATCGTGGAGGAGTACGCGCTCGACGACGCGCCCTACACGCCCGAGAAGGCCACGCGCATCGTGGCGTCCGAGCGCTTCGCGTTCTCCTACGAGAACGGCCTGCTGGTCGTGCAGACCGACGACGGCGACGCCAGCATCGCGCTGCGCAGCGTGAAGGGAGGTGCCTGA
- a CDS encoding FixH family protein: MTASGRGSVRIGPISLFALVIILCLAVMAVLAVTTAQATYAAAERQASFTADTYANERAAQELASEVDATLAGVRAKGGGLDDALSALKGALPAGASLDGRTVSAHFTTESGRSLDIELEIQADATYKVTAWKATTLWTDDGAGETLWSGAAQTR, encoded by the coding sequence ATGACCGCGAGCGGAAGAGGGTCGGTGCGCATCGGGCCCATCAGCCTGTTCGCCCTCGTCATCATCCTGTGCCTGGCCGTGATGGCCGTGCTCGCGGTGACGACGGCGCAGGCCACCTACGCGGCGGCTGAGCGCCAGGCGTCGTTCACCGCCGACACCTACGCCAACGAGCGCGCGGCGCAGGAGCTCGCGTCCGAGGTGGACGCGACGCTCGCCGGCGTGCGCGCGAAGGGCGGCGGCCTGGACGACGCGCTCTCGGCCCTGAAAGGCGCGCTCCCCGCGGGCGCGTCCCTCGACGGGCGGACCGTGAGCGCGCATTTCACGACGGAAAGCGGTCGTTCGCTCGACATCGAGCTGGAGATACAGGCGGACGCGACGTACAAGGTAACCGCATGGAAGGCGACCACGCTGTGGACGGACGACGGCGCGGGAGAGACGCTGTGGTCGGGCGCAGCGCAAACACGATAG
- a CDS encoding PilT/PilU family type 4a pilus ATPase: MKLEELLREMVGVKASDIFIIAGLPLAYEVSGRQIRLDTAPLMPADTQTFVHAIYEVSGRSMQRFEENGNHDDDFSFAIAGVGRFRANIFRQRGSFGAVIRVIPFGLPDPAEYHIPPEVLRLAGLQKGLVLVTGPAGAGKSTTLACIIDKLNHERAGHIITMEDPIEYVHKHGSCIVTQREVPTDIATYGEALRSAMRESPDVILLGEMRDYETIGTAVTAAEMAQLLFSTLHTTGAAGTVDRIIDAFPASQQRQIRMQLSMVLEAIVSQQLVPTVDGEVVPAFEIMVTNTAIRNLIREEKTHQIDSVIAAGASEGMRTMDQSLFDLVKSGRVAKEMALQYSIHQEALKKRFEAEGM, from the coding sequence ATGAAACTTGAAGAGCTGCTGCGCGAGATGGTGGGCGTGAAGGCGTCCGACATCTTCATCATCGCCGGCCTGCCGCTTGCCTACGAGGTGAGCGGGCGGCAGATCCGCCTGGACACCGCGCCGCTCATGCCGGCCGACACCCAGACGTTCGTGCATGCCATCTACGAAGTGTCCGGCCGCAGCATGCAGCGGTTCGAGGAGAACGGCAACCACGACGACGACTTCTCGTTCGCCATCGCGGGCGTGGGGCGCTTCCGCGCGAACATCTTCCGCCAGCGCGGGTCGTTCGGCGCGGTCATCCGCGTCATCCCGTTCGGCCTGCCCGACCCAGCTGAGTACCACATCCCGCCCGAGGTGCTGCGCCTGGCCGGCCTGCAGAAGGGGTTGGTGCTGGTCACCGGCCCGGCGGGCGCGGGCAAGTCCACCACGCTCGCCTGCATCATCGACAAGCTGAACCACGAGCGCGCGGGGCACATCATCACCATGGAGGACCCCATCGAGTACGTGCACAAGCACGGCAGCTGCATCGTCACGCAGCGCGAGGTGCCCACCGACATCGCCACCTACGGCGAGGCGCTGCGCTCGGCCATGCGCGAATCGCCCGACGTCATCCTGCTGGGCGAGATGCGCGACTACGAGACCATCGGCACTGCGGTGACCGCCGCCGAGATGGCGCAGCTGCTATTCAGCACGCTGCACACTACGGGCGCGGCCGGCACGGTGGACCGCATCATCGACGCCTTCCCCGCCTCGCAGCAGCGCCAGATCCGCATGCAGCTGTCCATGGTGCTCGAGGCCATCGTGTCGCAGCAGCTCGTGCCCACCGTGGACGGCGAGGTGGTGCCCGCCTTCGAGATCATGGTCACGAACACGGCCATCCGCAACCTCATCCGCGAAGAGAAGACCCACCAGATAGACAGCGTGATAGCCGCCGGCGCCTCCGAGGGCATGCGCACGATGGACCAGAGCCTGTTCGACCTGGTGAAGAGCGGCCGCGTGGCCAAGGAGATGGCACTGCAGTACAGCATCCACCAAGAGGCCCTGAAGAAGCGCTTCGAAGCCGAAGGGATGTAG
- a CDS encoding DUF2804 domain-containing protein — MMGSETRLTEGPLHDGKGALAQCGWATGLVRTYSRDRVKAPKWRLKEWDYYLVNDGEFAVALTIGDMGYVGLISVSLMDFAQAASHTASVVTPFPLGRFKLPADSSAGTSAFENGRVSLRFDVADGTRRLKARFARFDGDDDLVFEAVLDEEPRDTMVIATPWAEDPLAFYYNQKIVAMRARGSFKKGLLVHGFDPDESFGLLDWGRGVWTRDNTWFWAVAQGWQDGCRFGLNLGYGFGDTSAASENMAFVDGVAHKLHRVDFGIPEKSGGSQAKRTADRYRLMEPWHMTDDEGRLDLVFTPLLDRVDWMDYKLIRSDQHQVFGRFDGTVVLDDGTRFPVENLMGSAEVIHNVY, encoded by the coding sequence ATGATGGGATCCGAGACGCGTTTGACCGAAGGCCCGTTGCACGATGGGAAAGGCGCGCTTGCGCAGTGCGGCTGGGCCACCGGCCTGGTGCGCACGTACAGCCGCGACCGCGTCAAGGCCCCGAAATGGCGGCTCAAGGAATGGGACTACTACCTGGTGAACGACGGGGAGTTCGCCGTGGCGCTCACTATCGGCGACATGGGCTACGTCGGGCTCATCTCGGTCTCGCTCATGGACTTCGCGCAGGCGGCCTCGCACACCGCGAGCGTCGTCACGCCGTTTCCGCTCGGGCGCTTCAAGCTGCCCGCCGACTCGTCGGCCGGCACGTCGGCGTTCGAGAACGGCCGCGTGTCGCTGCGCTTCGACGTGGCCGACGGCACGCGCCGCCTCAAGGCGCGTTTCGCGCGCTTCGACGGAGACGACGACCTCGTCTTCGAGGCCGTGCTCGATGAGGAGCCGCGTGACACCATGGTCATCGCCACGCCGTGGGCGGAGGACCCCCTCGCGTTCTACTACAACCAGAAGATCGTTGCCATGCGCGCGCGGGGCAGCTTCAAGAAGGGTCTGCTCGTGCACGGCTTCGATCCGGACGAATCGTTCGGCCTCCTGGACTGGGGGCGCGGGGTGTGGACGCGCGACAACACGTGGTTCTGGGCCGTCGCGCAGGGCTGGCAGGATGGCTGCCGGTTCGGCCTCAACCTGGGCTACGGGTTCGGCGACACGTCGGCCGCCTCCGAGAACATGGCCTTCGTCGACGGCGTGGCGCACAAGCTGCACCGGGTGGACTTCGGCATCCCTGAGAAGTCGGGCGGATCGCAGGCCAAGCGCACGGCCGACCGCTACCGCCTCATGGAGCCCTGGCACATGACCGACGACGAGGGGCGGCTCGACCTCGTGTTCACGCCGCTGCTCGACCGCGTCGACTGGATGGACTACAAGCTCATCCGCTCCGACCAGCACCAGGTGTTCGGCCGCTTCGACGGCACGGTGGTCCTCGACGACGGCACGAGGTTCCCCGTGGAGAACCTGATGGGCTCCGCCGAGGTCATCCACAACGTGTATTAG
- a CDS encoding mechanosensitive ion channel domain-containing protein has protein sequence MDQLLHNIDSLVRADWLNTALSVVVILVLTAFVARFVTHFLRRVLNFNEEKDLPSSSIFVNIARGAVWLLGICIMLDTSFNVNVSAVIAALGVGGIAISLGFQDTISNLIGGLQVSLLRIIKPGDNIEVGSSRGVVKDVTWRHTTIKNSDGEEVIIPNSIINKTALTHLPPTNQASVPIVVVTDGAQLDERAHLIEQAACAAAQSAGKTTKDPAVAFSAVDDSGFVGSITFRMADSRDKASAVDAVVRAVAPLTRTARTTAGESEAHEGKDA, from the coding sequence ATGGATCAGCTTCTGCACAACATCGACAGCCTTGTGCGCGCGGACTGGCTGAACACGGCCCTCTCCGTGGTGGTCATCCTCGTCCTCACCGCGTTCGTCGCGCGGTTCGTCACGCACTTCCTGCGGCGCGTGCTCAACTTCAACGAGGAGAAGGATCTGCCCTCTAGCTCCATCTTCGTCAACATCGCCCGCGGCGCCGTGTGGCTGCTCGGCATCTGCATCATGCTCGACACCAGCTTCAACGTGAACGTAAGCGCCGTCATCGCCGCGCTCGGCGTGGGAGGCATCGCCATCTCGCTCGGTTTCCAGGACACCATATCGAACCTGATCGGCGGCTTGCAGGTGAGCCTTCTGCGCATCATCAAGCCGGGCGACAACATCGAGGTGGGCTCCTCGCGCGGCGTGGTGAAGGACGTCACCTGGCGCCACACCACCATCAAGAACTCGGATGGCGAAGAGGTCATCATACCCAACTCCATCATCAACAAGACGGCGCTCACGCATCTGCCGCCCACGAACCAGGCGAGCGTTCCCATCGTCGTGGTCACGGACGGCGCGCAGCTGGACGAGCGGGCGCACCTGATAGAGCAGGCGGCATGCGCGGCGGCGCAGTCGGCGGGCAAGACGACGAAGGATCCGGCCGTGGCGTTCAGCGCGGTGGACGACTCCGGCTTCGTGGGATCCATCACGTTCCGCATGGCGGATAGCCGCGACAAGGCGAGCGCCGTAGACGCCGTCGTACGCGCGGTGGCGCCGCTCACGCGCACCGCGCGCACGACGGCAGGCGAGTCCGAGGCACACGAGGGGAAGGACGCATGA
- a CDS encoding zeta toxin family protein has product MMKDDPGAFSEEEFVREFQSITKRLVLESRCAPSAHPQAVLLGGQSGAGKTALHELCVKGFKGGGIVINGDEYRSRHPRFAELDARYGPEAVAHTAAWAGQMVEALVKSLSTIRYNLVVEGTLRTSQVPLQTAALLRGKGYRVSLALMAVKPEISLLSCQLRYELMRLAGTTPRATDPAHHNKIVADIVENLGVLEASGLFDEIRLYSREKELLFPVEGEGRAAAEALADVLFGPWTSEELEHRAFLQAKLDALRPPTPSSER; this is encoded by the coding sequence ATGATGAAAGACGATCCCGGTGCTTTCAGCGAGGAGGAGTTCGTCCGCGAGTTCCAATCGATAACGAAGCGTCTCGTGCTCGAATCGCGCTGTGCGCCGTCCGCGCATCCTCAGGCGGTTCTGCTCGGAGGGCAAAGCGGCGCGGGGAAGACGGCGCTTCACGAGCTCTGCGTTAAGGGCTTCAAAGGCGGCGGCATCGTCATCAACGGCGACGAGTACCGCTCGCGCCATCCTCGGTTCGCCGAGCTGGACGCGCGATACGGGCCCGAGGCGGTGGCGCACACGGCCGCGTGGGCGGGGCAGATGGTGGAGGCGCTGGTCAAATCCCTTTCGACCATCCGCTACAACCTGGTCGTCGAAGGGACGCTGCGCACGTCGCAGGTGCCGTTGCAAACGGCCGCGCTCTTGCGGGGCAAAGGCTACCGCGTGTCGCTCGCGCTCATGGCGGTGAAGCCGGAGATATCGCTTCTCAGCTGCCAGCTGCGCTATGAGCTTATGCGCCTGGCGGGCACCACGCCCCGCGCGACCGACCCGGCGCACCACAACAAGATAGTCGCCGACATCGTGGAGAACCTGGGCGTGCTGGAGGCATCAGGGCTGTTCGACGAGATCCGGCTCTACTCGCGCGAGAAGGAGCTGCTGTTCCCGGTGGAAGGGGAGGGACGGGCCGCCGCCGAGGCGCTCGCCGACGTGCTCTTCGGCCCCTGGACTTCGGAGGAGCTGGAACATCGCGCGTTCCTCCAGGCCAAGCTCGACGCGCTGCGGCCGCCCACGCCGTCTTCGGAGCGATAG
- a CDS encoding helix-turn-helix domain-containing protein has translation MGADITPAEIKRIRSKYGLSQQAFARLLGIGEASMVRYENGQPPSKANANLIRAADHTAFMHECLERDGDSIPPAQRERVEKVVYAMVTFDDEGEIMDINEMYMLTLEQEILNEKAAEILSEVSRLYLEAKEDGDEASMMVYDDVMSMIAERKGQIIREVDGSAKKLAEIRGAIDGLAHFARLHAAKAA, from the coding sequence ATGGGCGCAGACATCACTCCGGCGGAGATCAAGCGGATCCGCAGCAAGTACGGCCTCTCGCAGCAGGCGTTCGCGCGGCTGCTCGGCATCGGCGAGGCGAGCATGGTGCGCTACGAGAACGGCCAGCCCCCCAGCAAGGCGAACGCGAACCTCATCCGCGCCGCCGACCATACCGCCTTCATGCACGAGTGCCTCGAGCGCGATGGGGACTCCATCCCGCCCGCGCAGCGCGAGCGGGTGGAGAAAGTGGTGTACGCGATGGTCACGTTCGACGACGAAGGGGAGATCATGGATATCAACGAGATGTACATGCTCACGCTTGAGCAGGAGATACTCAACGAGAAGGCCGCCGAGATCCTTTCTGAGGTATCGCGGCTGTACCTTGAGGCGAAAGAGGATGGCGACGAAGCGAGCATGATGGTATACGACGATGTGATGTCGATGATCGCCGAAAGGAAGGGGCAGATCATCAGGGAAGTGGACGGGAGTGCGAAAAAGCTGGCGGAGATCCGCGGGGCTATCGACGGCCTCGCGCATTTCGCGCGGCTCCATGCGGCGAAGGCCGCATGA
- the nrdG gene encoding anaerobic ribonucleoside-triphosphate reductase activating protein, which translates to MTAPASIRLYGTAPDSIVDGPGLRFAVFVQGCSHGCPGCHNPESQPCAGGEVRALDDLVAEIAANKLAQGVTISGGEPFEQAAACAELARRCRALGLDVWTYSGYTYEQLAAGVPDPAARDLLEQTDVLVDGPFVQARHSFSLKWRGSSNQRLIDVSATRREGRVVLWQPQEDIPLKPPSW; encoded by the coding sequence TTGACTGCTCCCGCTTCCATACGCCTGTACGGCACGGCCCCGGACTCCATCGTCGATGGGCCGGGGCTGCGCTTCGCCGTGTTCGTGCAGGGGTGCTCGCATGGCTGCCCCGGGTGCCACAACCCCGAGAGCCAGCCGTGCGCGGGCGGGGAGGTGCGCGCCCTCGATGACCTCGTGGCCGAGATCGCCGCGAACAAGCTGGCGCAGGGCGTCACCATTTCCGGTGGGGAGCCCTTCGAACAGGCCGCCGCGTGCGCCGAGCTCGCCCGCCGCTGCCGTGCGCTCGGGCTGGACGTGTGGACGTACTCGGGCTACACCTACGAGCAGCTGGCCGCGGGCGTGCCCGACCCGGCGGCGCGCGACCTCCTCGAGCAGACCGACGTGCTGGTGGACGGCCCCTTCGTGCAGGCGCGCCACTCTTTCAGCCTCAAGTGGCGCGGCTCGTCCAACCAGCGGCTCATCGACGTCTCCGCCACGCGCCGCGAGGGCCGCGTCGTTTTGTGGCAGCCGCAGGAGGACATCCCGCTCAAACCGCCGTCGTGGTGA
- a CDS encoding anaerobic ribonucleoside triphosphate reductase → MVESIIKRDGRMTEFRQDKIAEAVEKAFQACGAMQDRTAAEDIAQKVVDKLEAGAIEGVPTVEGVQDLVEETLIESGFVQTAKSYILYRAERSRARDVNSRLIQTLKDITFSKASESDMKRENANIDADTAMGTMLKYGSESAKQFYEMCVIEPKFARAHREGDIHIHDMDFYTLTTTCCQIELSKLFKGGFSTGHGVLREPNDIASYAALACIAIQSNQNDQHGGQAICDFDYGLAEGVKKTYRRLYKKHLAEALDLLADGVVDDARAFAQDTLAAVEERTGLWASLKMDESFEAAVREALVAAGMDEALADKALAYAAKNALGDTDRTTFQAMEALVHNLNTMHSRAGAQTPFSSVNYGMDTTPEGRMVVKNMLLATEEGLGSGETPIFPVQIFRVKEGVNYNPGDPNYDLFKLAMHCSAKRLFPNFSFIDAPFNAQYYKGTPETEIAYMGCRTRVMGNVFDPDREIAPGRGNLSFTSINLPRLAIRSKGDLDLFFDLLDAKLALAVGQLDERFEIQARKKVYNAPFLMGQGVWIDSEKLAPGDEQREVLKHGTLSLGFIGLAETLVALTGKHHGESKASQNLGLEIIGHMRSYLDRLSAERGMNYGLIATPAEGLSGRFVRMDRARYGSIPGVTDRDYYTNGFHVPVYYDISAFEKIEIEAPYHALTNAGHISYVELDGDPTDNLEAFEAVIRHMKESGIGYGSVNHPVDRDPVCGYNGIIGDVCPKCGRTEEEHGMAFERIRRITGYLVGTLDRFNDAKRAEEADRVKHQM, encoded by the coding sequence ATGGTCGAGTCCATTATCAAGCGCGACGGCCGCATGACCGAGTTCAGGCAGGACAAGATCGCCGAGGCGGTGGAGAAGGCCTTCCAGGCGTGCGGCGCCATGCAGGACCGCACGGCCGCCGAGGACATCGCGCAGAAGGTGGTGGACAAGCTCGAGGCCGGCGCCATCGAGGGCGTGCCCACGGTGGAGGGCGTGCAGGACCTCGTGGAGGAGACGCTCATCGAGTCCGGCTTCGTGCAGACCGCCAAGTCCTACATCCTCTACCGCGCCGAGCGCAGCCGCGCCCGCGACGTGAACAGCCGTCTCATCCAGACGCTCAAGGACATCACGTTCTCCAAGGCGAGCGAATCGGACATGAAGCGCGAGAACGCCAACATCGACGCCGACACCGCCATGGGCACCATGCTCAAGTACGGCTCCGAGTCGGCCAAGCAGTTCTACGAGATGTGCGTCATCGAGCCGAAGTTCGCGCGCGCCCATCGCGAGGGCGACATCCACATCCACGACATGGACTTCTACACGCTCACCACCACGTGCTGCCAGATCGAGCTGTCGAAGCTGTTCAAAGGCGGCTTCTCCACGGGCCACGGCGTGCTGCGCGAGCCCAACGACATCGCCAGCTACGCGGCGCTCGCTTGCATCGCCATCCAGTCCAACCAGAACGACCAACACGGCGGGCAGGCCATCTGCGACTTCGACTACGGCCTGGCCGAGGGCGTGAAGAAAACGTACCGCCGCCTGTACAAGAAGCACCTGGCCGAGGCGCTCGACCTGCTGGCCGACGGCGTGGTGGACGACGCCCGCGCGTTCGCCCAGGACACGCTGGCCGCGGTTGAGGAGCGCACCGGGCTCTGGGCCAGCCTCAAGATGGACGAGAGCTTCGAGGCCGCCGTGCGCGAAGCGCTCGTCGCGGCCGGCATGGATGAGGCTCTCGCCGACAAGGCGCTCGCCTACGCCGCCAAGAACGCGCTCGGCGACACCGACCGCACGACGTTCCAGGCCATGGAGGCGCTCGTGCACAACCTGAACACCATGCACTCCCGCGCCGGCGCGCAGACGCCGTTCAGTTCGGTGAACTACGGCATGGACACCACGCCGGAGGGCCGCATGGTGGTGAAGAACATGCTGCTGGCCACGGAAGAGGGCCTGGGCTCCGGCGAGACGCCCATCTTCCCCGTGCAGATCTTCCGCGTGAAGGAGGGCGTGAACTACAATCCGGGCGACCCGAACTACGACCTGTTCAAGCTGGCCATGCACTGCTCGGCGAAGCGCCTGTTCCCCAACTTCAGCTTCATCGACGCGCCGTTCAACGCGCAGTATTACAAGGGCACGCCCGAGACGGAGATCGCCTACATGGGCTGCCGCACGCGCGTGATGGGCAACGTGTTCGATCCCGACCGCGAGATCGCTCCCGGCCGCGGCAACCTGTCGTTCACGTCCATCAACCTGCCGCGCCTGGCCATCCGCTCGAAGGGCGACCTCGACCTGTTCTTCGACCTTCTGGACGCGAAGCTGGCGCTCGCGGTGGGGCAGCTCGACGAGCGCTTCGAGATCCAGGCGCGCAAGAAGGTGTACAACGCGCCGTTCCTCATGGGGCAGGGCGTGTGGATCGACTCCGAGAAGCTCGCGCCCGGCGATGAGCAGCGCGAGGTGCTCAAGCACGGCACGCTCTCGCTCGGGTTCATCGGCCTGGCCGAGACGCTCGTGGCGCTCACGGGCAAGCATCACGGCGAGTCGAAGGCGTCGCAGAACCTCGGGCTCGAGATCATCGGCCACATGCGCAGCTACCTCGACCGCCTGTCGGCCGAGCGCGGCATGAACTACGGCCTGATCGCGACGCCCGCCGAGGGCCTGTCCGGCCGCTTCGTGCGCATGGACCGCGCGCGCTACGGCTCCATCCCCGGCGTCACCGACCGCGACTACTACACCAACGGCTTCCACGTGCCGGTGTACTACGACATCAGCGCGTTCGAGAAGATCGAGATCGAGGCGCCCTACCACGCGCTCACGAACGCGGGCCACATCTCCTACGTGGAGCTCGACGGCGACCCGACGGACAACCTCGAGGCGTTCGAGGCCGTCATCCGCCACATGAAGGAGAGCGGCATCGGCTACGGCTCGGTGAACCATCCGGTCGACCGCGACCCGGTATGCGGCTACAACGGCATCATCGGCGACGTGTGCCCCAAGTGCGGCCGCACCGAGGAGGAGCACGGCATGGCCTTCGAGCGCATCCGCCGCATCACCGGCTACCTGGTGGGCACCCTCGACCGCTTCAACGACGCCAAGCGCGCCGAAGAAGCCGACCGCGTGAAGCACCAGATGTAA